The genomic segment GGCGACTCCGCCGGCGGCCCCAGCGGCACGGTCACCATCCAGAACGGTGAGCCGCAGAACCCGCTCGTCGGCTTCAACACCAACGAGACCGAGGGCGGCCTCGTGGTCGACTCGATCACCACGGGCCTCGTGGAGTACGACGTCGAGGACGGCTCGCCGGTGATGGCGGTCGCCGAGTCCATCGAGACCGACGACAACACCACCTACACGGTGACGCTCAAGGACTGGACGTTCCACGACGGCAGCCCGGTGACGGCGAACAGCTTCGTCGACGCCTGGAACTACGGCGCCTACGGCCCGAACGCCCAGCTCAACTCGTACTTCTTCGAGCCCATCCAGGGCTACACCGAGGTGCAGGGCGAGGACGCCAACGGCGACGAGACCATCACGGCCGACGAGGCCCCGGTCACGGAGATGTCCGGCCTCAAGGTCGTCGACGACAAGACCTTCACCATCACGCTGACCGCCCCGGCGTCCTCGTTCATCAACCGCCTCGGCTACTCGGCGTTCGTGCCGCTGCCGGAGTCCTTCTTCGAGGACCCGGAGGCCTACGGCGAGGAGCCGGTCGGCAACGGCCCGTTCCGCTTCGTCAGCTGGGACCACGACGTGCAGATCGACGTCGAGGCCTGGGAGGACTACCCGGGCGAGCGCCCGGCGCAGGTCCAGGCCGTGCAGTTCAAGGTCTACACCGACTCCGACGCGGCGTACGCCGACCTGACGAGCGGCAACCTCGACATCGTCGACACGCTGCCGACGTCGGCGCTGGCCGGCGAGCAGTTCAAGTCCGACCTCGGCGAGGGCCGCTACGTCGAGCAGCCCGAGGGCGTGTTCCAGTCCTTCACGCTGCCGCAGTACCTGCCGGAGTACGCCGACCCGAACCTCGGCAAGGCGCTGTCGCTGGCGATCGACCGCGAGTCGATCACCCAGACCATCTTCAACGGCGGCCGCACCCCGGCCACCGGCTGGGTCGCCCCGGTCGTCGAGGGCTACGTCGAGGGCCAGTGCGGCGAGTTCTGCACCTACGACCCGGCCAAGGCGAAGGAGTACTTCGCCCAGACCGACTTCCAGGGCCCGCTGACCATCGGCTACAACGCCGACGGCGACCACAAGGCCTGGGTCGACGCGACCTGCAACAGCATCAAGAACGCCATCGGCCTGGACTGCCAGGGCCAGCCGACGCCGGACTTCGCCACCTTCCGCGAGGCGATCACGAACCGCGAGGAGGACGGCGCCTTCCGCACCGGCTGGCAGATGGACTACCCGTCGATCGAGAACTTCCTCGCCCCGCTCTACGCGACCGGCGCCTCCTCGAACGACGGCGAGTACAGCAACCCGCAGTTCGACCAGCTCCTGCAGCAGGCCGCCTCGGCCGAGGGCGAGGAGTCGCTCGAGCTCTACCAGCAGGCCGAGCGCCTGCTGGCCGAGGACATGACGGTCATCCCGCTCTGGTACAGCACCCTCCAGGCCGGTTGGTCCGAGCGCCTCGAGAACGTCCGGTTCACGCCCTTCGGCACCCCGGACCTGCAGGGCATCACCGTCAGCGAGTGATCGACCCACGGGCGGCCCGCCGCACCCCCCACCGGGGGGCGGCGGGCCGTCCGCCGTCACGACCCCGTCGCGCGCCCCGTGCGGAGACCCCGCGCGGACGACGTACCCTCGTCGTCGCGCCGGACGACGGGCCGGCCGGCGGGATCCCCACGGACGGGACCCGCCGCTCCTAGGAGGTGTGGATGGGCCGCTACGTGCTGCGGCGCCTGTTGCAGATGATCCCGGTGGTCATCGGTACGACGCTGCTGATCTTCCTCGTCGTCTACGCGCTGCCGGGCGACCCGTTCGCCGGCAAGTGCGGGGACCGCCCGTGCCCCGAGGCCTACGTGCAGGCCGAGCGGGCCCGGCTGAACCTCGACGACCCGGTGTTCGTCCAGTACGGCAAGTACATGCTGAACCTGCTGCAGGGCGACTTCGGGACGACGTCGGCGCAGCGGCCCGTGCTCGAGCTCGTGACGAGCGCGTACCAGGTGACCCTGAAGCTGGCGTTCGTCGCGATCGTCTTCGAGCTCGTCATCGGCATCCTGGCCGGCGTGCTCGCCGGCCTGCGCCGCGGCAGCTTCCTGGACAACCTCGTGCTCGTCTCGACGCTGTTCGTCGTGTCGATCCCGGTCTTCGTCATCGGCTTCGTGCTGCAGCTCGTCCTCGGCGTCCAGCTGGGGTGGTTCCCCGCGACGGTCGGGGCGGGGGCGCCGTGGGGCGACCTGCTCATGCCGGGCTTCGTCCTCGGCTCGCTGTCGCTGGCGTACGTCGCCCGCCTCACCCGCGGGAGCATCGCGGAGAACCTGCGCTCGGACTACGTGCGCACCGCCGTGGCCAAGGGCCTGCCGCGCTCGCGCGTCGTCGGGGTCCACACCCTGCGCAACTCGCTCATCCCCGTCATCACCTTCATCGGCGCCGACTTCGGCACCCTGCTCGGCGGCGCGATCATCACCGAGGGCATCTTCAACATCAACGGCGTCGGCGGCCTGACCTTCCGGGCCATCACGACCCGCGAGAACGCCACCGTCGTGGCCGTGGTGACCCTCCTCGTGCTGGTCTTCCTCCTCGTCAACCTGCTCGTCGACCTGCTCTACGGCGTGCTCGACCCCCGGATCCGCCATGAGTGACCCGCGCACCGCCGGTGCCGCCACCGACCCCGTCGACAACCAGCACTCCGCGCCCGACGTCGACCCGGTCACGCCGGCGACGTACGACGCGGCGGAGCACAGGCCGCGCTCGCTCGCGGGCGACGCGGTGCGCGACCTGGTCCGCAACCCGCTGTTCGCCGTCTCGGCGGTGCTCATCGCGATCCTCGTCGTGATGGCGGCGTTCCCGCAGCTGTTCACCGACCAGCGCCCCGGCACGGCGGGCTTCTGCAACCTCGCCAACAGCCGGCAGGGCCCGTCCTCCCAGGCGTGGTTCGGCTACGACCTGCAGGGCTGCGACGTCTACACGCTGACGATCTACGGCGCGCGCGCCTCGATCCTCGTGGGCATCCTCGGCACCGGCTTCGCGCTGCTGCTCGGCCTGCTCGCGGGCGTCGCGTCCGGCTTCTACGGCGGCTGGGTCGACACGCTCATCTCGCGGATCACCGACATCTTCTTCGGCATCCCGAGCCTGCTGGGCGCGCTGCTCGTCCTGGTCTCCTTCCCGCCGGGGGACAGCGCTCTCAGCTCGATCCTCACGGTCACGGTGGCGCTCGGCATCCTCGGCTGGACGTCGATGGCCCGCATCATGCGCGCGACCGTCATCCAGGTGAAGCAGGCGGACTACGTGCAGGCGGCGCGCGCGCTCGGCGCCCGGGGCGGGCGCATCATCCTGCGCCACGTCCTGCCGAACGGCCTGGCCCCCGTGCTCGTCTACGCGACGATCGCGCTCGGCGTCTTCATCGCCGCCGAGGCGAGCCTGTCGTTCCTCGGCGTCGGCCTGCAGCCGCCGACGGTGTCGTGGGGGATCGCGCTGTCCGACGCGCGCAACTTCATCCGCCAGTCGCCGCACATGCTGCTGTTCCCCGGCGCGTTCCTGTCCGTCACGGTGCTCGCGTTCATCATGCTCGGCGAGGCCGTGCGCGACGCGTTCGACCCGAAGCTGCGCTGAGAGGCACCCGCGTGACCACCACCCAGTCCACGCCGGCGCCGGGCACCCCCGCCGGCGCCGGAGCCCCCCTGCTCGAGGTGGACGACCTCCACGTCGAG from the Vallicoccus soli genome contains:
- a CDS encoding peptide ABC transporter substrate-binding protein, with translation MRGLERARWAVGVASIALLATACGGGDDDNAGGSGGDSAGGPSGTVTIQNGEPQNPLVGFNTNETEGGLVVDSITTGLVEYDVEDGSPVMAVAESIETDDNTTYTVTLKDWTFHDGSPVTANSFVDAWNYGAYGPNAQLNSYFFEPIQGYTEVQGEDANGDETITADEAPVTEMSGLKVVDDKTFTITLTAPASSFINRLGYSAFVPLPESFFEDPEAYGEEPVGNGPFRFVSWDHDVQIDVEAWEDYPGERPAQVQAVQFKVYTDSDAAYADLTSGNLDIVDTLPTSALAGEQFKSDLGEGRYVEQPEGVFQSFTLPQYLPEYADPNLGKALSLAIDRESITQTIFNGGRTPATGWVAPVVEGYVEGQCGEFCTYDPAKAKEYFAQTDFQGPLTIGYNADGDHKAWVDATCNSIKNAIGLDCQGQPTPDFATFREAITNREEDGAFRTGWQMDYPSIENFLAPLYATGASSNDGEYSNPQFDQLLQQAASAEGEESLELYQQAERLLAEDMTVIPLWYSTLQAGWSERLENVRFTPFGTPDLQGITVSE
- a CDS encoding ABC transporter permease — its product is MGRYVLRRLLQMIPVVIGTTLLIFLVVYALPGDPFAGKCGDRPCPEAYVQAERARLNLDDPVFVQYGKYMLNLLQGDFGTTSAQRPVLELVTSAYQVTLKLAFVAIVFELVIGILAGVLAGLRRGSFLDNLVLVSTLFVVSIPVFVIGFVLQLVLGVQLGWFPATVGAGAPWGDLLMPGFVLGSLSLAYVARLTRGSIAENLRSDYVRTAVAKGLPRSRVVGVHTLRNSLIPVITFIGADFGTLLGGAIITEGIFNINGVGGLTFRAITTRENATVVAVVTLLVLVFLLVNLLVDLLYGVLDPRIRHE
- a CDS encoding ABC transporter permease encodes the protein MSDPRTAGAATDPVDNQHSAPDVDPVTPATYDAAEHRPRSLAGDAVRDLVRNPLFAVSAVLIAILVVMAAFPQLFTDQRPGTAGFCNLANSRQGPSSQAWFGYDLQGCDVYTLTIYGARASILVGILGTGFALLLGLLAGVASGFYGGWVDTLISRITDIFFGIPSLLGALLVLVSFPPGDSALSSILTVTVALGILGWTSMARIMRATVIQVKQADYVQAARALGARGGRIILRHVLPNGLAPVLVYATIALGVFIAAEASLSFLGVGLQPPTVSWGIALSDARNFIRQSPHMLLFPGAFLSVTVLAFIMLGEAVRDAFDPKLR